The Noviherbaspirillum saxi genome includes a window with the following:
- the ftsY gene encoding signal recognition particle-docking protein FtsY, producing MFSFFKKKPKDTPAPQEPAVQAEAPAAEVPTSPAPAPVEQKSWFGLFKRDVAPAAPEPVQAPVQEPVPVPVPVPVPVAAPAPAPVPAAPSAPAPVPVAAPTPIPAPVPVAPPAAAKAPAPVEEEEGEIVPAAPPAPEQKQSWMQRLKAGLSKTSTNLTTLFVGAKIDEDLYEELESALLVSDAGVEATQFILDALKKKVKSEKLTDAQQVKAALRTLLIDMLTPLQKPMVLGRHQPMVMMIAGVNGAGKTTTIGKLAKHLQAHHQSVLLAAGDTFRAAAREQLTIWGERNNVSVISQESGDPAAVAFDAVQSARARGTNVVMIDTAGRLPTQLHLMEELKKVRRVIAKGMASAPHEVLLIIDGNTGQNALAQVKAFDDALGLTGLVVTKLDGTAKGGVLAAIAKTRPVPVYFIGVGEKIEDLQPFNAEEFVDALLT from the coding sequence ATGTTTAGTTTCTTCAAGAAAAAACCGAAAGACACGCCTGCGCCCCAAGAACCGGCCGTTCAGGCCGAGGCACCCGCCGCCGAAGTCCCGACCAGTCCTGCCCCGGCCCCGGTTGAGCAGAAATCCTGGTTTGGCTTGTTCAAGCGGGATGTCGCGCCGGCGGCGCCAGAACCGGTACAGGCACCGGTACAGGAACCGGTGCCGGTCCCTGTACCGGTGCCTGTACCGGTTGCAGCACCTGCGCCCGCGCCGGTGCCTGCTGCGCCCTCAGCGCCCGCACCCGTGCCTGTCGCCGCACCCACGCCGATTCCGGCGCCCGTGCCGGTAGCACCGCCTGCCGCAGCGAAAGCCCCGGCACCCGTCGAGGAGGAAGAAGGCGAAATCGTTCCTGCCGCGCCGCCTGCGCCCGAGCAAAAGCAGTCATGGATGCAGCGCCTCAAGGCCGGCCTGTCGAAAACATCGACCAACCTGACCACCCTGTTCGTCGGCGCAAAGATCGACGAGGATTTATACGAGGAGCTCGAATCTGCACTGCTGGTATCGGATGCCGGCGTCGAAGCCACGCAATTCATCCTCGACGCGTTGAAAAAGAAGGTAAAGAGCGAGAAGCTGACCGATGCTCAGCAGGTCAAGGCCGCCTTGCGCACGCTGTTGATCGACATGCTGACGCCGCTGCAAAAGCCGATGGTGCTAGGACGCCATCAGCCCATGGTGATGATGATCGCCGGCGTGAACGGCGCAGGCAAGACGACCACGATAGGCAAGCTGGCAAAGCACTTGCAGGCGCACCATCAATCGGTGCTGCTCGCGGCTGGCGACACCTTCCGTGCGGCTGCCAGAGAGCAACTTACCATTTGGGGCGAACGCAATAACGTGTCGGTCATTTCCCAGGAATCGGGCGACCCGGCAGCGGTTGCATTCGACGCGGTGCAGTCGGCGCGCGCGCGCGGCACCAATGTGGTGATGATCGACACGGCCGGACGCCTGCCGACCCAGTTGCACCTGATGGAAGAACTGAAAAAGGTGCGTCGCGTGATCGCCAAAGGCATGGCATCGGCACCGCACGAGGTGCTGCTCATCATAGACGGCAATACTGGACAGAACGCGCTGGCGCAGGTCAAGGCGTTCGACGATGCGCTCGGCTTGACGGGCCTGGTGGTCACCAAACTCGACGGCACTGCCAAGGGCGGCGTGCTGGCCGCAATCGCAAAGACGCGCCCGGTTCCGGTGTACTTTATCGGCGTAGGCGAAAAGATCGAAGACTTGCAGCCATTCAATGCCGAAGAATTCGTCGACGCGCTACTGACATGA
- a CDS encoding M16 family metallopeptidase, with amino-acid sequence MKFRIAVLLSACVLNWLPAVASAAADTAQEFMLNNGMKIIVKEDHRAPTVAHMVWYKTGAMDEHNGTTGIAHALEHMMFKGTKTLKPGEFSQRVAALGGRENAFTSKDYTAYFQQIEKSKLEQVMALEADRMANLVFDKDEFTREIRVVMEERRWRTEDQPIPQVYETLNATAFSAHPYHHPIAGWMSDLQSMTVQDAKNWYDRWYAPNNAVLVVTGDVEASKVLALAQKHYGKVPRKAVPTTRPQEEPPQRGIRRITVKAPAENPYVVMAFKAPTLRDVEKDDESHALDVLAAILDGYDNARLNAKLVRTDRVANSAGAGYSNVARGPVLFLLDGTPTNGTTTEQLEKLLRAEVDRIAKEGVSQEELKRVKTQLIASQIYKRDSIFGQAMEIGVMEMTGLSHTKIDRIIEKLKIVTAEQVQAVAQKYFGDDALTVATLVPLPLSEKKAAPPPKGLRH; translated from the coding sequence ATGAAATTTCGGATCGCCGTATTGCTGTCGGCGTGCGTGCTGAACTGGCTGCCTGCGGTCGCCAGCGCGGCAGCGGACACTGCACAAGAGTTCATGTTGAATAACGGCATGAAAATCATTGTCAAGGAAGACCATCGGGCTCCGACCGTCGCCCATATGGTGTGGTACAAGACCGGGGCGATGGACGAGCACAATGGCACGACCGGCATTGCGCATGCGCTGGAACACATGATGTTCAAGGGTACCAAGACCCTCAAGCCAGGCGAATTCAGCCAGCGCGTCGCCGCCCTCGGCGGTCGCGAAAATGCCTTTACCAGCAAGGATTACACCGCCTATTTCCAGCAGATCGAAAAATCCAAGCTGGAGCAGGTCATGGCCCTGGAAGCGGATCGCATGGCCAATCTGGTATTCGACAAGGATGAATTCACACGTGAAATCCGCGTGGTAATGGAAGAGCGACGCTGGCGCACCGAGGATCAGCCGATTCCGCAGGTGTATGAAACCCTGAACGCAACCGCGTTTTCCGCCCATCCTTACCATCATCCGATTGCCGGCTGGATGTCCGACCTGCAAAGCATGACCGTGCAGGATGCCAAGAACTGGTACGACCGCTGGTACGCGCCCAACAATGCGGTGCTGGTGGTGACCGGCGATGTCGAGGCCAGCAAGGTGCTGGCGCTGGCGCAAAAGCATTACGGCAAGGTGCCGCGCAAGGCGGTGCCGACCACCAGGCCGCAGGAAGAGCCGCCGCAGCGCGGCATCCGCCGCATCACGGTCAAGGCGCCGGCCGAGAATCCGTATGTCGTGATGGCATTCAAGGCGCCGACCCTGCGCGATGTGGAAAAAGACGATGAATCGCACGCGCTCGATGTGCTGGCCGCGATCCTCGACGGCTACGACAACGCGCGCCTGAATGCGAAACTGGTACGTACCGACCGGGTTGCCAATTCGGCCGGCGCCGGGTATTCGAATGTTGCGCGCGGTCCGGTACTGTTCCTGCTCGACGGTACGCCGACCAATGGGACGACCACCGAGCAACTGGAAAAATTGCTGCGCGCCGAAGTCGATCGCATTGCGAAGGAAGGCGTTTCGCAGGAAGAACTCAAACGCGTGAAGACCCAGCTGATCGCCAGCCAGATCTACAAGCGGGATTCGATCTTTGGTCAGGCAATGGAAATCGGTGTCATGGAAATGACCGGACTTTCGCATACCAAGATTGATCGCATCATTGAAAAGCTCAAGATAGTGACCGCCGAGCAAGTGCAGGCGGTCGCACAAAAATATTTCGGCGATGATGCGCTAACTGTCGCGACGCTGGTGCCGCTCCCGCTGTCCGAGAAAAAAGCCGCGCCACCGCCCAAGGGCTTGCGCCACTAA
- a CDS encoding M16 family metallopeptidase, translated as MYKRFILAMAGLVAGFAATAPAQAALQIQSWNLANGARVLFVENHSIPVLDLSVEFDAGSRRDPQGKSGVAALTNAMLARGLREAAAAQAEPAMTEAQISDAFADTAAQRGGGAGGDRAGASLRTLSSRTERDASVALLARLLAHPSFPEDFLARDKARMISSIRESETKPESIADKAFWRLLYGAHPYARHETVASVEPITRDDLIAFHGTHYVANRAIVSIIGDINRAEAEAIAQQLTVRLPQGAPLPSLPSVELSLPQEERIAHPASQAHILLGMPAIARGDSDYFPLLVGNYTLGGGGFVSRLTREVREKRGLTYSVYSYFNPLAQLGPFQTGLQTQKDQADQALTVVRDTMTAFLRDGPTEQEIKAAKDNLIGGFALRIDNNKKILDNMAAIGFYNLPLNYLDTWTAKVAKVTAADIKAAFNRKLSLDKMSTVVVGNGK; from the coding sequence ATGTACAAACGCTTCATTCTTGCGATGGCCGGCCTGGTGGCCGGCTTTGCCGCCACCGCCCCGGCGCAGGCTGCGCTGCAAATCCAGTCATGGAATCTCGCCAATGGCGCACGCGTGCTGTTCGTCGAAAACCATTCGATACCGGTGCTCGACCTGAGCGTGGAATTCGATGCCGGATCGCGTCGTGATCCCCAAGGCAAATCCGGCGTTGCCGCCCTGACCAATGCGATGCTGGCACGCGGCCTGCGCGAAGCGGCCGCAGCACAGGCGGAACCGGCGATGACGGAAGCGCAGATTTCGGATGCCTTCGCCGACACTGCAGCCCAGCGCGGAGGCGGAGCCGGCGGCGATCGTGCCGGCGCGTCCCTGCGTACCCTGAGCAGCCGCACCGAGCGCGATGCATCGGTCGCGCTGCTGGCGCGTCTGCTGGCGCATCCAAGCTTTCCCGAAGATTTCCTGGCGCGCGACAAGGCACGCATGATTTCATCAATCCGTGAAAGCGAGACCAAGCCTGAGTCGATTGCGGACAAGGCGTTCTGGCGTCTGCTGTATGGAGCGCATCCGTATGCACGGCATGAAACGGTCGCATCGGTGGAGCCGATCACGCGCGACGATCTGATTGCGTTCCATGGAACGCACTACGTCGCCAATCGCGCGATTGTTTCCATCATCGGCGACATCAATCGCGCCGAGGCCGAAGCAATCGCGCAGCAGCTAACCGTGCGACTGCCACAGGGTGCGCCATTGCCAAGCCTGCCATCAGTCGAATTGTCGTTGCCCCAGGAGGAGCGCATTGCCCATCCCGCATCGCAAGCACACATCCTGTTGGGAATGCCCGCAATCGCGCGCGGCGACAGCGATTATTTCCCATTGTTGGTCGGAAATTACACCCTGGGTGGCGGGGGCTTCGTCTCGCGCCTCACCCGCGAAGTGCGGGAAAAGCGCGGCCTGACCTATAGTGTGTACAGCTATTTCAACCCGCTTGCCCAGCTCGGCCCGTTTCAGACCGGCCTCCAGACACAGAAAGACCAGGCCGACCAGGCGCTGACGGTGGTTCGGGACACCATGACCGCATTCCTGCGTGACGGTCCGACCGAACAGGAAATCAAGGCTGCCAAGGACAACCTGATCGGCGGTTTCGCATTACGGATCGACAACAACAAAAAGATCTTGGACAACATGGCTGCCATCGGTTTCTATAATCTGCCACTGAATTATCTCGATACGTGGACCGCCAAGGTCGCCAAGGTGACGGCCGCTGATATCAAGGCCGCATTCAATCGCAAGTTGTCGCTCGACAAAATGTCGACCGTGGTGGTCGGCAATGGGAAATAG
- the rsmD gene encoding 16S rRNA (guanine(966)-N(2))-methyltransferase RsmD — translation MGNSPVTTSRKAKPAPRHSHAARQVRIIGGQWKRTPLAVLDAEGLRPTPDRVRETVFNWINHLFDGNWAAVRCLDLFAGTGALGFEAASRGAAEVLMLESDAAAIRQLDATREKLKATQVTVRRGDALAAAQSLVRQGARFQLIFLDPPYRQEWLVKILPLCRQLLADGGLVYAEAETPLNAAFDDDNPPEWLAGWTVVRADKAGMVFYHLLQRKSMSEIQA, via the coding sequence ATGGGAAATAGTCCGGTGACGACCAGCCGCAAGGCCAAGCCGGCGCCGCGCCATTCCCATGCAGCGCGGCAGGTACGCATCATCGGCGGCCAATGGAAGCGCACGCCACTGGCGGTGCTGGATGCAGAAGGATTGCGCCCGACACCCGATCGGGTTCGGGAAACGGTGTTCAATTGGATCAACCATTTGTTCGACGGAAATTGGGCGGCGGTGCGCTGCCTCGACCTGTTTGCCGGTACCGGCGCACTCGGTTTTGAAGCGGCAAGCCGTGGCGCCGCGGAGGTGTTGATGCTGGAAAGCGACGCGGCCGCGATACGCCAGCTCGATGCGACACGCGAAAAGCTGAAGGCGACGCAGGTAACGGTGCGGCGCGGCGATGCATTAGCTGCGGCCCAGAGCTTGGTCAGACAGGGCGCGCGATTCCAGCTGATCTTTCTCGATCCGCCTTATCGCCAGGAGTGGCTGGTAAAAATACTACCGTTGTGTCGGCAACTATTAGCCGATGGCGGCTTGGTATATGCTGAAGCTGAAACGCCGTTAAATGCAGCGTTTGACGATGATAACCCGCCCGAATGGCTGGCCGGCTGGACGGTGGTGCGGGCAGACAAGGCGGGCATGGTGTTTTACCACTTGCTGCAGCGCAAAAGCATGTCGGAAATTCAGGCATAA
- the coaD gene encoding pantetheine-phosphate adenylyltransferase, with protein MVTAVYPGTFDPLTRGHEDLVRRASGLFDKLVVGVADSQNKRPFFSLDERLSIANEVLGHYPNVQVESFSGLLKDFVRAHDARVIVRGLRAVSDFEYEFQMAGMNRYLLPDVETMFLTPSDQYQFISGTIVREIATLGGDVSKFVFPSVEKWLKEKMAASGK; from the coding sequence ATGGTCACAGCAGTTTATCCAGGCACGTTCGATCCACTCACGCGCGGCCATGAAGATCTGGTACGGCGCGCTTCGGGATTGTTCGACAAGCTAGTGGTAGGTGTTGCCGACAGCCAGAACAAGCGGCCTTTTTTTTCGCTGGACGAGCGGCTGTCGATTGCCAATGAAGTGCTCGGCCACTATCCGAACGTACAGGTCGAAAGCTTTTCCGGTCTGTTGAAGGATTTCGTTCGGGCGCATGATGCGCGCGTCATCGTGCGCGGCCTGCGGGCCGTATCCGATTTCGAATATGAGTTCCAGATGGCTGGGATGAACCGATATCTGTTGCCCGATGTCGAAACCATGTTCCTGACGCCATCCGATCAATACCAATTCATTTCGGGCACTATCGTGCGCGAAATCGCGACGCTCGGCGGCGATGTTTCCAAATTTGTATTCCCTTCGGTCGAGAAATGGCTGAAGGAAAAAATGGCTGCCAGCGGCAAATAA
- a CDS encoding YfhL family 4Fe-4S dicluster ferredoxin — protein sequence MALMITDECINCDVCEPECPNDAIYMGTEIYEIDPAKCTECVGHFNEPQCQQICPVECIPFNPAWRESKEQLQAKYERLVAEAADKAQADAS from the coding sequence ATGGCATTGATGATTACCGACGAATGTATCAATTGTGACGTATGCGAGCCCGAGTGCCCGAACGACGCGATCTACATGGGTACGGAGATCTACGAGATCGATCCGGCCAAATGCACGGAATGCGTCGGGCATTTCAATGAACCGCAGTGCCAGCAAATCTGCCCGGTCGAGTGCATTCCGTTCAATCCCGCCTGGCGGGAAAGCAAGGAACAGTTACAGGCCAAGTACGAGCGCCTGGTAGCCGAGGCAGCGGATAAGGCGCAGGCAGATGCATCCTGA
- a CDS encoding sensor domain-containing diguanylate cyclase, whose amino-acid sequence MTHDLVAENRRLREQLTQLLEQAQQNQQILLRHQAFDLQFISAGSLRELLDTVFTTFAQSAGLDVVTLALLDPDYDIRRILVDLNIQLATLPHLLFVQEEIEFGELAGRLSRPVLGAYSEELHGRVFPEPIAPPASVAIIPLIRHGQLIGCMNLGSADGARFAPALGTDFIEHLASIVAICVENVINTERLKHIGLTDPLTGVNNRRYIERRLHEEIGRSFRQGYALSCMYIDIDHFKQINDRLGHQAGDEVLRGVAARIKAELRSSDALGRFGGEEFVVLLIDTEQADAVNVAERIRLGIAEHPLMLISGQTLDVTVSLGVAALDHQIAEDAVGSVAKGLIAQADNALYQAKEAGRNRVIAAKAVAA is encoded by the coding sequence ATGACGCACGATCTGGTTGCGGAAAACAGACGGCTGCGCGAGCAACTGACGCAATTGCTGGAGCAGGCACAGCAGAATCAGCAGATCCTGCTGCGTCATCAGGCTTTCGACCTGCAATTCATCTCGGCCGGCAGCCTGCGCGAACTGCTTGATACGGTATTCACCACCTTCGCCCAGTCGGCCGGGCTCGATGTCGTCACCCTGGCATTGCTCGATCCGGATTACGATATCCGCCGCATCCTTGTCGACCTCAACATTCAGTTGGCCACCCTGCCGCATCTGCTATTCGTACAGGAAGAAATCGAGTTCGGCGAACTGGCGGGCCGCCTGTCGAGGCCGGTGTTGGGAGCCTATTCGGAAGAATTGCATGGCCGCGTGTTTCCCGAACCGATTGCGCCGCCGGCCAGCGTAGCAATCATCCCGCTGATACGCCATGGCCAGCTGATCGGGTGCATGAATCTGGGCAGTGCGGATGGCGCGCGCTTCGCTCCGGCACTTGGCACCGACTTCATTGAGCATCTGGCATCGATCGTCGCGATCTGTGTTGAAAATGTGATCAATACCGAACGCCTCAAGCACATCGGCTTGACCGATCCGCTGACAGGCGTGAACAACCGCCGTTACATCGAACGCCGGCTGCACGAAGAAATCGGCCGCTCGTTCCGGCAAGGCTACGCGCTGTCCTGCATGTATATCGATATCGACCATTTCAAGCAGATCAATGACCGCCTCGGTCATCAGGCCGGCGATGAAGTGTTGCGCGGTGTCGCCGCGCGCATCAAGGCGGAGTTGCGATCGAGCGACGCGCTGGGTCGCTTTGGCGGCGAGGAATTCGTGGTGCTGCTGATCGATACCGAACAGGCCGATGCGGTGAATGTAGCGGAACGCATCCGGCTAGGGATCGCTGAACATCCGCTGATGCTGATCAGCGGACAAACGCTCGACGTGACCGTCTCGCTGGGGGTGGCGGCACTCGACCATCAGATAGCTGAAGATGCGGTAGGGTCTGTCGCAAAGGGCCTGATCGCGCAGGCGGACAACGCACTCTATCAGGCCAAGGAAGCAGGACGCAATCGCGTCATCGCGGCGAAAGCCGTTGCAGCCTGA
- a CDS encoding MOSC domain-containing protein, which produces MPILTELNLYPIKSCAGISLREATLTAAGLMSDHIYDREWMVVDAAGQFMTQREYPKMALITPRIKADTLELRAPGMLRLEVPLGLPDPSEEITLDVKVWDDTVRAYDCDETTATWFSKYLGVPCRLVRFHAEAKRTANTEWTKGIEAPTLFSDGYPMLVISEASLVDLNDKLQSQGRQALPMNRFRPNIVINGIEAFEEDVVESFKIGSALLKPVKPCPRCPMPSVDQATGEFGPDPLEILQTYRANPKVNGGITFGMNAIMLEGEGQLLRVGQEVDVIISF; this is translated from the coding sequence ATGCCCATCCTGACCGAACTCAACCTGTACCCGATCAAGTCCTGCGCCGGCATCTCGCTGCGCGAAGCCACGCTGACAGCAGCCGGATTGATGTCGGACCATATCTACGACCGCGAATGGATGGTGGTCGATGCGGCCGGACAGTTCATGACGCAGCGCGAGTATCCGAAGATGGCGTTGATCACGCCGCGCATCAAGGCCGACACGCTGGAATTGCGTGCGCCCGGCATGCTCCGGCTGGAAGTCCCGCTCGGCTTGCCGGACCCATCCGAAGAAATCACGCTGGACGTGAAGGTTTGGGACGATACGGTGCGTGCCTACGATTGCGACGAAACGACAGCGACCTGGTTCTCCAAATATCTCGGCGTGCCATGCCGCCTGGTGCGTTTTCATGCCGAAGCAAAACGCACGGCCAACACCGAATGGACCAAGGGGATTGAAGCCCCTACCCTGTTTTCCGACGGCTATCCGATGCTGGTGATATCGGAAGCATCACTAGTCGACCTCAACGACAAATTGCAATCGCAAGGTCGACAGGCCTTGCCGATGAACCGGTTCCGTCCGAATATCGTCATCAACGGGATTGAAGCGTTCGAAGAGGATGTCGTCGAGTCGTTCAAGATCGGTAGCGCGCTGCTCAAGCCCGTCAAACCCTGCCCGCGCTGTCCAATGCCATCGGTGGATCAAGCCACCGGCGAATTCGGCCCCGATCCGCTTGAAATTTTGCAAACCTATCGCGCCAACCCCAAGGTCAATGGCGGCATCACGTTTGGCATGAATGCCATCATGCTCGAAGGCGAAGGCCAGTTGCTGCGTGTCGGCCAGGAAGTCGACGTCATCATCTCATTTTGA
- a CDS encoding J domain-containing protein codes for MLKPQLAPVQIAGSDNSLSKAQKTFNSQILQIEKLRTRLAAWDTASTAYQEKYTRELVPLLDATTKLQIKLIYALDHAAEQKGLTRAERNMLQKLIVGLAEEVLAERDDPELTAIHDKYSGPDDVGDEATEAAALQVMKGMLEDMFGVDLGDDTRLDSPEEIVQRMQAQFEEQQAGYEAKRQAEEERRAKRKKTAKQLEKEAQAEEDARKINQSIREIYRKLASALHPDRETDPEERLRKTALMQRINQAYDKQNLLQLLELQLELEHIDRNVISRLDEERLRHYNAILKKQVAELKQELMRVESAFCAQFHLSPFVSIKPETVMRDLDCDIASIKLGNREIEQDLQALESAKGIKAWLKKLRRRPVADDFYDLPF; via the coding sequence ATGCTCAAGCCGCAACTTGCTCCCGTCCAGATTGCCGGGAGCGACAATTCGCTGTCGAAAGCTCAAAAGACTTTCAACAGTCAGATACTGCAAATCGAAAAACTTCGCACCCGGCTTGCCGCCTGGGATACGGCATCCACGGCCTACCAGGAAAAATACACGCGCGAACTGGTGCCTCTGCTGGACGCCACAACGAAATTGCAGATCAAACTGATATACGCTCTCGATCATGCCGCAGAGCAAAAGGGCCTTACCCGTGCCGAGCGGAACATGTTGCAGAAACTGATCGTCGGTCTGGCCGAAGAGGTACTCGCAGAACGCGATGACCCCGAGCTGACGGCGATCCACGACAAGTACAGCGGCCCGGATGACGTCGGCGATGAAGCCACCGAAGCTGCCGCATTACAGGTCATGAAGGGAATGCTCGAAGACATGTTCGGTGTCGACCTGGGGGACGATACCAGACTCGATTCGCCGGAAGAGATCGTGCAGCGAATGCAGGCGCAATTTGAGGAACAGCAGGCCGGTTACGAAGCCAAAAGACAGGCAGAGGAAGAACGGCGCGCCAAGCGAAAGAAAACGGCTAAGCAACTGGAGAAGGAAGCGCAGGCCGAAGAAGATGCCAGAAAAATCAACCAGTCGATCCGCGAGATTTATCGCAAGCTCGCCAGTGCCCTGCACCCGGACCGCGAAACCGATCCTGAAGAACGTCTTCGCAAGACCGCACTGATGCAACGTATCAACCAAGCCTATGACAAGCAGAATCTGTTGCAGCTACTGGAACTGCAGCTTGAACTGGAACATATCGACCGCAATGTCATCAGCAGGCTCGATGAAGAGCGCCTGCGGCATTACAACGCTATCCTGAAGAAACAGGTCGCCGAACTCAAGCAGGAATTGATGCGCGTTGAATCTGCGTTTTGCGCTCAATTCCATCTTTCTCCATTTGTCAGCATAAAGCCCGAAACCGTCATGCGCGACCTTGATTGCGACATCGCAAGCATCAAGCTGGGCAATCGCGAAATCGAGCAGGACTTGCAGGCGCTGGAGAGTGCGAAAGGTATCAAGGCTTGGCTGAAGAAGCTGCGTCGCCGGCCTGTCGCCGATGACTTCTATGACCTCCCTTTCTGA
- a CDS encoding Wadjet anti-phage system protein JetD domain-containing protein, translated as MSWTTPADLRAQVKKLWDKGQLLACLIDDEGLFPLRLILKYPGSAELSEHFDAVRIWIADLQHGAKHGARPGYRLVQREVRHRVIGTNALPHEAWIDTLDDALALIGMRREAEQFRALAALTGANQPALLPWLKKRPLRALELAGDWPRLLDIVGWLQANPRPGIYLRQVDLPGMHSKFIEAYRASLSEMLDLALPAEAIDTSVNGAANFARRYGFRDKPVRLRFRLLDPQRALLATGSEQDFTVTHDTFARLDPDASRIFITENEINFLAFPPMADSLVIFGAGYGFDMLAEAAWLHRRAIYYWGDIDTHGFAILDQLRMLFPHVRSFLMDRDTLLAHRQQWIIEPQPTLRDLPRLDDVERMLFDDLRDNRLGRHIRLEQERLRFGWIEEALAGLWQG; from the coding sequence ATGAGCTGGACCACGCCTGCCGACCTGCGCGCCCAGGTAAAAAAACTCTGGGACAAAGGCCAATTGCTGGCTTGCCTGATCGACGACGAGGGATTGTTCCCGTTGCGACTGATACTCAAGTATCCCGGTTCGGCAGAGCTGTCGGAACACTTCGATGCGGTGCGCATCTGGATCGCGGATTTGCAGCACGGCGCAAAGCACGGCGCGCGTCCCGGATATCGCCTGGTGCAGCGCGAAGTCAGGCATCGTGTCATCGGCACCAATGCCTTACCCCATGAGGCCTGGATCGACACCCTCGACGATGCGCTGGCACTCATAGGAATGCGGCGTGAAGCCGAACAATTCCGCGCTCTTGCAGCACTAACCGGCGCAAATCAGCCTGCCCTGCTGCCCTGGCTGAAAAAACGCCCGCTGCGCGCACTGGAACTGGCTGGAGACTGGCCGCGCCTGCTCGATATCGTCGGCTGGCTGCAAGCCAATCCGCGCCCCGGCATCTATCTGCGGCAGGTCGATCTTCCCGGCATGCACAGCAAGTTCATCGAAGCGTATCGCGCCAGCCTGTCGGAAATGCTGGATCTCGCCTTGCCTGCGGAAGCGATCGACACTTCCGTCAACGGCGCGGCAAACTTTGCGCGCCGCTATGGCTTCCGCGACAAGCCGGTGCGCCTGCGCTTTCGGCTGCTCGACCCGCAGCGCGCGCTGCTCGCGACCGGTTCCGAGCAGGATTTCACGGTTACGCACGATACCTTCGCCCGCCTCGATCCCGATGCGTCACGGATATTCATCACCGAAAACGAAATCAATTTTCTGGCTTTTCCGCCGATGGCCGACAGCCTGGTGATCTTCGGTGCCGGCTATGGCTTCGACATGCTTGCCGAAGCCGCGTGGCTTCATCGGCGCGCCATTTACTATTGGGGCGACATCGACACGCATGGCTTTGCGATTCTTGACCAGTTACGCATGCTGTTTCCGCATGTCCGCTCCTTCCTGATGGATCGCGACACCCTGCTCGCTCACCGGCAGCAATGGATAATCGAACCCCAGCCGACCCTGCGCGACCTGCCCCGTCTCGACGATGTAGAACGCATGCTGTTCGACGACTTGCGCGACAACCGCCTGGGCCGGCACATACGGCTCGAACAGGAGAGGCTCCGGTTTGGCTGGATTGAAGAAGCGCTGGCCGGACTATGGCAAGGATAG